In the genome of Helicovermis profundi, the window ATATTATAATTACAAATAAAAAACTCTAAGTAGTAACTTTTTAAAAGTTTATTACTTAGAGTTAATTTCAAGCTATATCATTATGTGCCTGATACCACTCATTATCATCAAACCCTTAACGTTTAATGATCTTAAGGATATTATTATATAATATTTCAGCTTTATTCCACATTTTACCGCCACTTGTGTTGTTGAACTGGATAACAACGGTATCAATATCTTTATGATACTTAGCGATACTTTGGTACCCTGGTAGCAAACCTGTGTGATCATAAGTGTAAAGAGAAGTGTAGAGTGCTTGTTCATCGTCTGTAAACAAAGAACCATCATTTAAAGCTCTAATAAAGATACCAACATCTTCTATTGTAGCAACCATGGATCCAGCAGAATTAGCAAAATCATTGTATTTAACATCCCATTCGTATCCAACAGAATAACCACTCATGACATTCTCTATAGGTACATCAGTCAGCAAATTATAAGTATTCTTAAGCCCTAAAGGCTTCAATATCTCATTGTTAATAAATTCATGATGACTGTACCCCAGGGTCTTGTCAAGAATGTCACCAATCAATAAATAATTCGTATTGGAATAACTATATTTGTTGTCTGGTTCAAAGTCAGCTGCTTCATCCAACACTAGTTCTAGAGCTGTTTCATTGGTCGTCGGTATATAATCCCATGAGAAATCAGGATCGTCTACAAAATTAGGAATACCACTTCTATGTTGTAGCATCATCTTTAAAGTAATTTTATCAGCATATTCAATTCGACCAACAAGTTCAGGTAACAGACTAGAAAGTGTATCATCTACTGATAACATATCAGCATCAATCAATTTAGTCGTAGCTGCTGCAATATAAAGTTTACTGATACTTGCAATCTTAAATAGTGTCTCAGGATTTGCTGGTATTTCATTTTCTCTGTTTTGCCAACCTGAAGCATAAGTCTCAACCTCACCTGCCCGATCAACATACACAATAACGCCATCAAATCCATTATCTGCTGCGTACTCTATTTCATTTTGAATGTCATCTTGTAATGGTGCCATCCAGTATGACAAGATACTCCATGGAATGAAAAACATTGAAATACCAGTGCTAATAACTAGTATTAGAATGATTATTAGTTTTTTTATTTTCATATTTATTCCTTTCAAATCAACCACTTTATTTATGTGATGTATCAACACCTTAAACTTAACCTTATAAGTCTAGTATATACAATAGTAATAACTTATGATAGTGTCGATCATTAACTTTCTCATTTAATATTACCTTGTTTCTAGTTAGATCAAAATGATACTTTTAACGATGAATTTATATTTTGGTCCAAGTGCAATTACTAAAGCCTCCAGAGTACATAGAAAGGCAAACCAGCATAGTGCTCTAATTCTTACTTTTACCTTTAATTATTTTCATTTAATTCATAATTCTTAATAAACTCGTATAACTCTATATGGTTATAGCCATCTATAATTTCATAAACCAAATCTCCTACCAGTACATATTTTTCGTTAACGAAATGAAGAAATGATCCATCACCATCATTACCAATATATAACACAATTTCTAATCGTGGCGTTAGCTTTAATCTCGAACGATTTATACTTTTTTTAAATTTTACCTCATCTAATAACTCATATACAATTTATCTATTTTTTCTGTAACGATATATTTTCTTGAAAACCACCGCCATAGTAAATAGACCTCATAACGTTTTACGAAGCCAATATTAGCAGTACAATTGTGAACTATCATTTATGAACGGTTATACCAAACAGTTTCATACACTTTCCGATAAGGGTAGTTTTCACAAATTTTCATGATTACTGACCTTGCAGTTTTTATGATTTTTCCTGCAAGAAACACATACTTTAAGCGAAACGTCTTAATTTGTTGCCTGTATTCAGTGATCGTTAAAAAATCAAACTTAAACAACAAAAATAAGTTGTATGAAAGCATCATCATTTGAAATACTGCTTCATTAGCCCAAAACGATTTTAAGATAAGATGCCCTACGTACATATCATATTTTGCTTCTTTAATATAGTTTTCTGCATTACCTCTTTTTTCATAGGTAATGATTACTTTTTCTGATGGTAAATCTGTATTGGTAATAAAAAAAATATTGGTACTCTGCACCTGGTAAAAGTGATAATTGAACTCTATTTTTTTTAGGTTTAAGCACACGAGAAACCACAAATCTTCTTTCTTTATTTCAATTATTTAATTTGGTTTCGAGCTCAATTGTCTCTTTGCCTTCTTCACCTTCAACAAAATGTTTCTTGGAATCTGTCACTTTTGTAGTGAGTGTAGGGTAGGCTTTAGCTTTAATCAAATACTTGCAATTAAAAGACTCTATTGTTTGAATAATCTTTTCATCAAAATAGCCACTATCCATTCGGAATAAGATTTCTAAATCATCTGTTTTTATGTTAGTTACAATTTCTTTTATCATTTCTGAATATTCCTTGCAGTGTATGGAAGATACAAGAGTACTTATAGCTGATAGTAATTCAGATGTGAAGGCTTACGATGATTTTCCAGAATTGATAGAAATCATACCTAAAATGTTGGAGATGAGAATCGCTGAAATGCAGGAAAGTTTATCAATGTTTATTGGTAGTAGCCCAGAAAAATGATTTAAAATCATAATGGGAACTCGTTCAAATCTAATTGAACGAGTTCCGCAGAATCAGCTTTCAAATTACGTAGGTATTACGCCTGAATCATTTAGTCGAATTAAGAAACGAATTTATAATAATCTAAGAAGCTCCAAATAGAGACTTTAATTTGTTTGATTTAACAAATAGCCACACTCCAAATCCAAGTTCACCAAATGTCATTGGAATCATAAATAACATATTTATAAGCCCTACTATATTTGAATACGATGGTATAATGATATGAAGCGTTTCAACAATTATATATCCGACGCCTCCAATAACTAGTAGTATAGATATTATTCTGGGTAGTTTTGTAGCTTTAAAGGTTAGTCCGAGAGCAATTAGATGACAACCAAATATTATAAGACCAAATGACCAGATTGAATTGAATTTTTCTATTAAAGTGATTGCACTATAAGCAGTTCTTATATCAATGGTTTGAGATAGATATATAAGTTTACTAATAGCAAAAGTAAGAAATATTGAGTAAAGTAATCGAGTTATACCGACTATTTTTCCTTTTTTTGGATTAATTAAGCTTGATATTTTGCATAAGCAGTAAGATAGTAAAAAATCTAAAATTGCTATGATAATCCACCCTATGATTTCATATATAAATAGGTTTTTCATAGATATTAAATTTTCATATGTTTTCAGTGGATTGCTAACATTTATTATAGTTCTATGTGCATATCCATATGAAAACATTGCTACAAGTGTCATAATTAAGAGGGATAGTCCTATAATTATCCCTAAGAATTTGTATTTTGAATTTGATAAATTGTTTTTCATTGTAACCTCCCAAAATGATATTGATTTATATGTTTATCATATTATTATTTTTGAATGGCTTCATTGACTTAAGTTAAGATTTAATGATATTTTATAAAAATATTAATAAATGCACCTAAACGCTAAAATATTGATGTTTAATAACTTAATAAAATAAAGGTACAAAAATAATGAATAAAATGTCGAAAAAGTGGTATAAATAAAAATGACTAGCTAAGTAAATAAGTAAATAAATTTCTAGCTTTCAGAAAATCTGATACGTCGGAATAAAAGATACTGTAAAGTAGCCTATGAAAAAGCAAAAGGAATAAAAATTATAGAAAGACAATAAAAGAAGGTATAACAAGTAATGCTCTGAGTAAATAACAGCATAAAAAGAGCAAATAAAAATTTAAGTTTAAGACGAATTTTTTTCTTGCATGATAATAATAGTTTGTTGACCAAGAAAAATTAGTAGCTGCCATTTGCCTGGCATATTATTAGCCGAAGAAAGTTCTTCAACGTGATTAAGATATTTTTTACTAATATAACTATGAGGCCTTAAAAAGTTATAATAAGCAACCCAAAGAATGAGCGCCTTTTAAAGAATCATAGCCACAAGTAAGCGTGTAAGAAGTTTTGAAAGTACGATTTAAACGTTCAATCATTTGTTTGTAAGGTCTAAAAATTTTGGAAATTGGATCAACGTTAGAAAGATCGATAACAGGAATGATATCAAAAGATTTATTTTCAATTAAATCAAACTGTTGAGCGGCTAAAGGATAAGCACTGTAAGCATCAGCAATGAATTTAAGATATTTAAGCCCAATCAGGAAGTTTAGAAAGATAGATGTTAAAAAAAAATATTAAACTCACGGTAAATATAGTGAACTTTATATTTAGATTTATCATAGTGAGAAATATTTTTGGAAAGTTTATTAAAATTTTTAAGATAGTAAGAACAATTATTATTTTTTCATTTATGAACGAAAAAAGATTTACGACTTTTAACTTTTTCTAAAGTGTGATTACAATGAGGATAAAGAAGAGTAAGTGAGTTAGTAACATAGTTACCATTATTGGTATAAAGATAATCATGAGTAGCGCCGCATCGAGGGCACAAAATGTCCTTTGGAATAAAAACTTTGATTCTATGATTGATAGGTTTAATAGTCTTATTGTATTTAAATTTGTAGTATTCAATCAAAAATAGATAATCTTGTTTATAGAATTTTAAAATAGTAGGAAGTACATCAGTTTTAAACTTTTGATATTTAGGGCTGAAAAATTCTTCATGTTTCCATTGTTTAAATGGAGTTAACCTAATGATGACTCAATTATACTAAAAAAAGAGGAGTGTCGCTATATTTTTTTGAAACGTTTATATTTCAATGATTATAGATGAATTTGAAAGAAAAAAGTGTACACTACCAAAAAAATTGAGGAGGAGTAATTATGAAAAAATATATTGTATTATTAGCAATTATAGTTGTTACTTCTTTATTGGCCATTGGAATTAATATAAATGGTATTTATAATGGTTCAAATGAAAAATTGGAGGAAAAAACTATGAAAGATAAAAATGTAATAATAAAAGAAGATACTAAAATAAAAGTAAGTTCAAAGTTAAAAACGTCAAGTCTACCAATGAATCCCAACAATGACCTAGTATTTAATATAGATGATTTAAAAGATATATATCTTGCTGGTGGATGTTTTTGGGGTGTAGAAGCATATATGTCAAGAGTATATGGAGTTTATGATGTAAGTTCAGGATATGCAAATGGATTAACAGAAAATCCATCATATGAGGATTTAATTTATAAGAACTCAGGACACGCAGAAACTGTTCATATAAAATATGATCCTTCCTTAGTTACACTTGAAACTCTATTAAATTACTATTTTAAAATTATCGATCCGACTACTTTAAACCAGCAAGGCAACGACCGTGGACTTCAGTATAGAACTGGTATTTACTATACAGATAGTAAAGAATTAAAAACAATAAATGACAGAGTGAAAAAAGAGCAAACGCTTTATAGTGATCCTTTAGTCGTAGAAGTTTTACCTTTAAAGCAGTATTTTTTAGCAGAAGATTACCATCAAGATTATCTTGATAAAAATCCAAGTGGATATTGTCATATTAATTTGAATACTGTAACAGAAGACCTTTCTAAACTTGAAATTCCCACTGACAAAGTCCTTAAAAAAAATCTAACAAAATTACAATATGATGTTACTCAAAATGGAGCTACTGAAAGAGCATTTGACAATGAATATTGGAATTTGAAAGAAAAGGGTATATACGTTGATATAGTAACTGGTGAACCTCTTTTTATATCAACAGATAAATATGATTCTGGAAGTGGATGGCCAAGTTTTACTAAAGCTATTTCTTTAGATATGGTGAAGCTCGTAGAAGACAATTCACTTTTTTCAAAACGAACTGAAATAAAAAGTAAAAAAGGAGATACTCATTTAGGTCATGTTTTTAACGATGGTCCAATTGATAAAGGTGGATTAAGATATTGTGTTAACAGCGCGTCGCTTAAATTTATTCCAGTAGATAAGATGAAAGAAATGGGATTTGAAGAATATATAGATTTGATTAAGTAAATAATTTGCTCTTTAAGAGCAGTTTCAACTTAGAAAAATATTTAAAAGGTATATCACATAATTTAATTGTGATATACCTTTTTTAGAAAATAGAATTATAATATGAAAATTACTTCATAAGCAATAGAGGATAAATAAGCTAGTAATAAAAATATATTGATAATTTTCTTATAAATCGATTTTTTAAGTTTCATTGTTCCAAGATATATTAATACATATATATTCATTGATACTAGAGGCAATTCTCCACTTAATATTGACTCATATCCAGTAATTAATAGAAATATAGCTACTAAATAAGATAAAGATAGATATATAAATCTATAATTTCTATTTTGCTCTTTTTTTCTAAAGTGTAATAAAATAGAGTATATTAAATCAATTAATATAATTGTAATTATAATCATATTAAGCTTAAAATTTAGTAGCAATATATTGGGAAAATACAATAAAAAATGCATATTACACTTATTATTATAAATATTTATATGCAATGTTGTCAATATATTGTAATTAAATCGAAATAATTAGAATCAATATCAAATTGGATTGAAATAAATAGTTGAATTGAGAAAAGTTGAATAATTTGTTTCGTTTGACATAAAGTATTATTCAATATAAAATTAACTTAATATAGATTTAGTTAATTTGTATTAAGTTAATATACATTAAGATGTGTTCAAATTGCACTAATCAAGTATTTCTAAGATAAAAATATTTAATGATAAAGAAAGCCGGAGGTTAATATGTTTATAGGAAGAGATTATGAAATTAATAAATTATATAAATTATATAATGAAAACAAATTTGAATGTATTGTTATGTATGGTAGAAGAAGAGTTGGTAAAACACGTTTAATTACAGAATTTTGTAGAGGGAAAAATACTATTTTTTATGTTGGTGAAGAGCATAATGATAAATTATCACTTAAAAAGTTTTCAATCCAAATAATGGAACATTATAATCTTAATGAATTTACACCTGAATTTGAATCATTTGATACTGCATTTAGATTTATTGGTGAAAAAGCTAAAACTAAAAGAACAATCTTAGTTCTTGATGAATTTCCTTATATGGTGTCTTCAAATAAAAGTATTCTATCAATACTACAGAATAATATAGATCATCATTTAATAAATACAAAATTATTTTTAATTATATGTGGTTCGTCAATAAGTTTTATGGAAAATGAAGTTCTTTCACATAAAAGTCCTTTATTTGGTCGTAGAACAGCTCAATTTATGATATCTCCTTTAGATTTTTTTGATTCAATAAAATTTTTTAAAAATTATTCAAATGAAGATAAAATGAAGTCCTATAGCGTTTTGGGTGGAGTACCACAATATCTATTACAATTTGATAGTAATAAGTCATTTGATTACAATATGATAAATAAATTATACGATAAATCTTCTTATTTATATATGGAAGTAGAATTATTATTAAAACAAGAATTAGTTAATCCTATTGTATATAAAAGTATAATCGAAGCAATAGCAGATGGTTCAAGTAAATTAAATGAAATATCAACCAAAATTGGAGAAACAACATCAAAAACTTCTATATATATTAAATCACTTTTAGAGTTAAAAATAATTCAGAAGTTAGTTCCTATTACAGAAAAATCAAATTCAAGAAAAACCTTATATAATATCTGTGATAATTTTTATAGTTTTTATTATAAATATGTCGCGAAGTATATATCAGCTATTGAACAAGAAATGGGCGAGTATATATATATAGAAAAAGTAAATCATAAATTCTATGAACACCAAGGCTATGTATTTGAAGAAATTTGTAAGGATTATTTATCTAGAAAAAATAAGAAATCTGAATTACCTTTTATAATATTTAAATTGGGTAAATGGTGGGGGAATAACCCTATTAAAAAGAAACAAGAAGAAATTGATATTGTTGGATTTGGTGAAGATAAAACTTTATTTGCAGAATGTAAATATACAAATGAAAAAGTTGGAATTAGTATTTATGAAAAATTAGTTGAACGGTCAAATTTAATAAATAGTAAAGATTCGTATTATTATATATTTTCAAAAAACGGCTTTAATGAATCTTTATTGAAACTAGAAAAAAATATTAATAATTTGACACTAGTAACCCTAGACATAATGATAAAGGAATTTGAATAGTGAAAGTCATATAATTAATAATATTAATTTTAAGTAAAATACTTAAAATATATTGTTAATTATTTTTTTATATTCTATTTGACAAATATATTAATCTAATATATTATTAAGTAAACATAAGTTTAAAATTAATCTTTTGTTTACTTAATAATATATGTAAAGGTGGTGGAAAATTGACTAATAGAGAAAAAGAAATCTATAATCTTATTTTAAAAAATCCTATGATTTCTCAAAAGGAAATTGCTGAAAAGCTTGGTATTCAAAGGTCTTCAGTTGGAGTTCAAATTTCAAACCTTATAAAAAAGGGAAAACTTAAAGGAAAAGGATATATTGTTAATGAAGAAGATTATATTGTCGTTATTGGAGGATCTAATATTGATCTTCAAGGAACGTCATTAGAAAAATTGGTTTATGAAGATTCTAATCCAGGCTATGTTACTATGTCACTCGGCGGAGTTGCACGAAATATTGCAGAAAATATGGCTAGACTTGGCTTAAATATTAAGCTAATTTCTGTTGTTGGCGATGATTTATATGGCAAAAAGATTATTGAAGAATCTAAACTAACTGGCATAAATATGGATGAAGTGATTATCTCTAAAAATAGTCCTACTTCAACTTACCTATCAATTCTTGATAATTCTGGTGATATGAAGCTCGCTATTAATGCTAGTGATATTATTTCAAATGTAGATATTGATTATATTAAAAGTAATAATACATTAATTAAAAATGCTAGATGTATTGTGCTTGATACTAATTTAGATGAAAATGTTTTAGATTTTATTTTTGATGAATTTTCAAATAAAGATATTTTTGTTGACACTGTTTCTTCTATTAAAGCTTTAAAGTTAATTAAAAATTTAAAATATATTAATACTCTAAAGCCTAATAAAATTGAAGCTGAAATATTAACAGGCATAAAAATTACTGATGAAGTTTCTTTAAATAAAGCAGTAGATTCTTTGCATGAAAAAGGCGTAAAAAATGTTTATCTTAGTATGGGAAAAGATGGGGTAATATTTTCAAATTCAGTAGAAAGAAAAAAATATAGTAATTATGAAAGTAAATTAGTTAGTGCAACTGGTGCGGGTGACGCTTTTATGGCTGGTATCGTTTATAGTTATATTAAACATAGTTTTAATAGTAGTACTTTATACGGACTTGCAATGGCATCTATGGCAATTAATACTAAAGAAACAATTAATAGAGATATTACTTCTGAAAAAATAGAAAAAATTGTTTTAAAATAATATATATATACGCGTAAAACGCGAATGGGAGATGAATATAATGAATAAAGAATTATTAAAAGAATACTTAGATATTAATCCAGAGGTTGAAAAAGCTTTAAAAGAAGGTAGACCAGTAGTAGCACTTGAATCAACTATTATTGCTCACGGTATGCCGTACCCTAAAAATGTTGAAACTGCAAGAAAAGTTGAAGATATAATAAGAGCAAAAGGTGCAGTTCCTGCAACTATTGGGATTATTAAGGGTAGGCTTAAAGCTGGTCTTACTGATGAAGAAATTGAATATATGGGAAAAGAAAAAGATATTAAAAAAGTTTCAAGACGTGATATTCCATTTATAGTTTCAAATAAATTAGATGGTGCTACTACTGTGGCGTCTACAATGATTATTTCAGAACTCGCTGGCATTAAAGTATTTGTAACTGGTGGAATTGGTGGTGTTCATAGAGGCGGAGAAAATACTTTTGATATTTCTGCAGATTTACAAGAACTTTCAAATACAAATGTTGCAGTAGTTTGTGCAGGAGCAAAATCAATTTTAGATATTAATTTAACTCTTGAATATTTAGAGACTTATGGAGTTACTGTTGTTGGATATAAAACTGATGAATTCCCAGCTTTCTATACAAGAAAAAGTGGATTTGGAGTAGACTATAAAGTTGATAGCGCTTTGGAAATTGCAAAAGCATTAAAAGCAAAATGGGATTTAGGTCTTGAAGGTGGAATGGTTATTGGAAATCCAATCCCTAAAGAATTTGAAATGGATTACGATACTATTAGTGGTGCAATTGAAAAAGCGCTAATTGAATTAAAAGAAAATAATATAAAAGGTAAAGAAACTACTCCATTTTTACTTGCAAAAGTAAAAGAACTTACTTCTGGAGACAGTTTAGATTCGAATATTGAACTTGTTTATAACAATGCTAGAGTAGGCACAGACATTGCAATTGAATACGCTTCATTGAAATAGATGTGTACAATGTGTGTAGAAATAATTAAGAAATGATGAATAAAAAATAAAATTATTAAATTTTCAAAATAAGTATTGACATATTAAAACAAAGGTGTTAGGATTGTCAATGTTGAGTGTTGATAAACAATTACTTAACAAAGACAACTCGATTCGCGAGAAATAACACTACATTTATTCCCCCTTAATAATAAATGTAATGTAAAAATTAATTAATCCTATATATTAAATTTTTATTTAATATATAGGATTTTTTTTTATATTTTTAGGGTATAGACTAAAAGAAGATAAGATTTTAATAAATGGAGGTGCAAAATGAAGCATAAAAATAGTAGAGTTATAGAAACGATAAGATTACTTTCAGTTGATGCAATAGAAAAGGCAAATTCAGGTCACCCAGGATTACCTCTTGGAGCTGCACCTATGGCATTTGCATTATGGAATGAATTTTTAAATGTGAGTGCTACTGAAACAAAATGGATGAATAGAGATAGATTTGTTCTATCGGCTGGTCATGGTTCTATGTTATATTACAGCTTACTTCATTTATTTGGTTATGAAATTTCACTAGACGATTTAAAGAATTTTAGACAACTTGGAAGTATTACTCCAGGGCATCCTGAATATAATGTTACTCCTGGAATTGAAACAACGACTGGTCCGCTTGGGCAGGGACTAGGAAATGCAGTTGGTATGGCAATTGCTGAAAAGAAACTTTCAGCTGAATTCAATACTTCTGATTTTAATATTATTGATCATTATACTTATGTTATCGCAGGTGATGGAGATATGATGGAAGGTATTACTTCAGAGGCGGCTTCACTTGCTGGGCATTTAAAGCTTGGTAAATTAATAGTTCTTTATGATGATAATGGTATAACTATAGATGGTTCTACTGATATTTCTTTTACAGAAGACGTTGGAGCGAGGTATAGAGCTTATGGTTGGGAAGTTATTGAAGTGAAAGATGGAAATAATTATGGAGAAATAGTTGATGCAATAAATCTTGCTAGACTAAATTCTGTTAAGCCAACTCTTATTAAAGTTAAAACAATTATAGGTTATGGAAGTCCAACAAAAGCTGGAAAATCATCAGTTCATGGTTCTCCTCTTGGAAAAGATGAAATTATTCAAATGAAAAAAAATATGGGATGGGATCCTGATAAGAGTTTTTATGTTCCTGATGATGTAAAAGAGTATATGAAAAATATTACAGATAAAAAAGAGATAAATAGATTTTTATGGGAAGAGAAATTTGAGGAGTATTTTAAAAAATATCCTGAGAAGGAAAGTAAGTGGAAGCATTGGTTTGAATATGAAATATCTGATGAGACATTTCAAGATTCGAAAATATGGTCTAGTATTTCTATTGATAATTCAACTAGAAATTCAGGTGGTATATTTATGAATATCGTGAAGGAAGATATTCCAAATTTATTTGGCGGAAGTGCAGATTTGAATGGTTCAACAAAAACATATTTAAAAAATCTTGGAGATTTTAGTTTTGAAAATCCATCAGGTAGTAATGTGTTTTTTGGTATAAGAGAACATGCAATGGGAGCAATTATTAATGGTATAGCACTCCATGGTGGACTTAGACCATTTGGTGCAACATTTTTAGTTTTTTCAGATTATATGAAACCATCAATTAGACTTTCGGCTCTTATGGGTTTACCAGTAATTTATGTATTTACTCATGATAGTATTGGTGTTGGAGAAGATGGTCCAACCCACCAACCAATTGAGCAAATTAGTATGTTAAGATCAATCCCTAATTTATCTGTTTTTAGACCAGCAGATGGAAAGGAAACTGCGATGGCATGGATTAATGCTTTAAAAAGAACAAGAGGTCCTTCTGCAATTATACTTACAAGGCAAAATTTACCTTCGCTTGTTGGTGTAAATAAAGGTGCTAACTATGGAGCATATATTTTATCAAAAGAAATAAAAGAAAAACCTGATGCGATAATAATTGCTTCAGGATCTGAAGTTCATGTTGCACTTGAAGCTTCTAAAAAGCTGCTTGAAGATGGTATAGATTCACGTGTAGTAAGTATGCTTAGTATGGAATTTTTTGATAAGCAAAATGATAGTTATAAAGAAATGGTTCTTCCAAGTGATGTTAAAAGTAGAGTTTCTATTGAAGCTGGAATTGAACTTGGATGGCGAAAGTATGTAGGTGATAAAGGTAAAATTATTTCAATAAATCACTACGGTGAATCAGCTCCTGCAAATTTATTGTTTGGAAAATTTGGTTTTACTAGTGAGAACATTGTAAAGCTAGTAAAGGAAGTTATTGATTAGAAATTTATTTTTTTAAAATAAATTTCTTGGCATAATATAAAAGTTAAAAGGCCTAGTTTTGATTATGTTGCTTAAAACTAGGCCTTTTATTATTTTTAAAGATAAAACCGAATTGTAAAAAAATGTAATACAACAGTAATATATATTACAGAATATTACTATATAATTAAAATATACCTAATTTAATTTTGAGTGCAAAGGGTGTATAATAAAATTATAGAGGAATGATTTTGTGGAAAGATTAAGACCGTTGAATGATTTTGTATTTAAAAAATTATTTGGAGAAGATGATGTATTAGATAATTTAGTTGCTTTTCTAAATGCTGTATTAGATAGAAAAGGAACGAATAAGTTAGTCGGAGTTAAAATTATTGACAATAAGGAGTTAACTAGAGAGTTAATAGATGACAAGCTATCAATTCTTGATGTTAGAGCAAAAGCAAAAAATGGAATTGAAATTAATATTGAAGTCCAGCTATTAAATCAGAATAATATGGAAAAAAGAACTTTATATTATTGGGGAAAATTATTTAATAAAACGATTGGAAAAGGGGAAAAATATAATGACTTATCAAAAGTTATTACAATTAATATATTAAATTTTGAATATATTAATTTAAAAGAATTTTATACTTCATTTCATATATGGGAAGATACACATAAAGAGTATAAGTTAAATGATCTTTTAGAGATACATTTTATTGAAATACCAAAGTTTAATAATTTAAAGAAGAAAAATTTAAGTGGAGATAGCCTTCAAAGATGGCTTACATTTTTAAATAAAGATATTCCAGAAGAATTACTTGAGGAGTTGATGGAAATGGATGAAAATATTAAGGCAGCTGAAAAGAAGTTAGAATATTTATCTTCTGATAAACACACTAGAGACTTATATGAAGCTAGAGAGCGAAGTAGGTTAGAAAGAGCGAATTTAATAGAAACTGGTATTGAACGTGGAAAGAATGAAGGATGGAAAGAAGGACTAAAAGAAGGTATAAAAGAAGGTATAAAAGAAGGTATAAAAGAAGGTATAAAAGAGGGTATAAAAGAAG includes:
- a CDS encoding Rpn family recombination-promoting nuclease/putative transposase — protein: MERLRPLNDFVFKKLFGEDDVLDNLVAFLNAVLDRKGTNKLVGVKIIDNKELTRELIDDKLSILDVRAKAKNGIEINIEVQLLNQNNMEKRTLYYWGKLFNKTIGKGEKYNDLSKVITINILNFEYINLKEFYTSFHIWEDTHKEYKLNDLLEIHFIEIPKFNNLKKKNLSGDSLQRWLTFLNKDIPEELLEELMEMDENIKAAEKKLEYLSSDKHTRDLYEARERSRLERANLIETGIERGKNEGWKEGLKEGIKEGIKEGIKEGIKEGIKEGIKSKAIEIAKELLKDGAEIEFVSKVTKLSYEEVNELKINLE
- the tkt gene encoding transketolase, with protein sequence MKHKNSRVIETIRLLSVDAIEKANSGHPGLPLGAAPMAFALWNEFLNVSATETKWMNRDRFVLSAGHGSMLYYSLLHLFGYEISLDDLKNFRQLGSITPGHPEYNVTPGIETTTGPLGQGLGNAVGMAIAEKKLSAEFNTSDFNIIDHYTYVIAGDGDMMEGITSEAASLAGHLKLGKLIVLYDDNGITIDGSTDISFTEDVGARYRAYGWEVIEVKDGNNYGEIVDAINLARLNSVKPTLIKVKTIIGYGSPTKAGKSSVHGSPLGKDEIIQMKKNMGWDPDKSFYVPDDVKEYMKNITDKKEINRFLWEEKFEEYFKKYPEKESKWKHWFEYEISDETFQDSKIWSSISIDNSTRNSGGIFMNIVKEDIPNLFGGSADLNGSTKTYLKNLGDFSFENPSGSNVFFGIREHAMGAIINGIALHGGLRPFGATFLVFSDYMKPSIRLSALMGLPVIYVFTHDSIGVGEDGPTHQPIEQISMLRSIPNLSVFRPADGKETAMAWINALKRTRGPSAIILTRQNLPSLVGVNKGANYGAYILSKEIKEKPDAIIIASGSEVHVALEASKKLLEDGIDSRVVSMLSMEFFDKQNDSYKEMVLPSDVKSRVSIEAGIELGWRKYVGDKGKIISINHYGESAPANLLFGKFGFTSENIVKLVKEVID